In Bacillota bacterium, the genomic window TACCCTGATTACCCTTCTCTCCCAGATTTTGTGCAGTTTGGCGGTTTAATGAAGTGAACCCAGACCATATCCATGCCGCAAAAAGGCAGATGGAGGTCGGAAACATAAACAATTTCGGCGAGAAAGTTGCTTTTATATTGTCAGTGGCGGATCTCCTTCGGGGTCCTTACCGGCCGAATCAGTTCAAGAACGTAATGCTTCCCATGACCGTTCTCCGGCGGCTTGACTGTGTGCTTGAGCCAACGAAAGATCAAGTTTTAGAAAGGCTCCGTTTAAATTTGATGTTGCCTACAAACGGAGGCTATTGAGGCCTTTTCTTAAGATAACACCTGAGGAGTAGGGAACGTTGTATGATTTAGCAGACAGAGAGCGTAAAGAAGTATCTCCGGACTTGCCAGAGTATATCGAGGAGTACAACATAAAGTTTTTTACGGAAGAAATGGGAGAAGAGGTTCGGGAACGTTTTTCACTTGAGACCCATTTGACAAAAGCCCTGGAAAAGGAAGAATTCAGCCTCTGTTTTCAGCCCATTGTTAATATCCGGGAAAACAGCGTGGAAGCTGTAGAAGCTCTTTTAAGATGGGAAAATGCAATTCTGGGTTTTATACCGCCGGATAAATTTATATGACTATGACTTTTAGTCAGTAACCCATTGACAACCGAACAATCGTTTGGTATAATTTAACTACAAATATTTGTTCGGGAGGTTATTGATTATGGCTAAACAAGAAGCATTAAGCTTCATGGAGTTTAAAAGTAAATTTAATAGTGAGGATGCTTGCCGGGAGCATCTTTTTTAAATGCGTTGGTCTAATGGCTTCAGATGCCCGTGGTAATGAGGCATATTACGTTATTTCAACAAGAAACCTCTATGAGTGTACCGCTTGTCATTATCAAGCATCCGTCACTGTAGGTACCGTTATGGAAAAGACCCACATTAAGCTTGAAAAGTGGTTCTGGGCCATCTACTTTATAGGAAAGGATAAAAGGGGATGTTCAGCTATGATGCTTTCTAAAGAGCTTGAAATATCCTACAAAGCAG contains:
- a CDS encoding type I restriction-modification system subunit M N-terminal domain-containing protein; this translates as MNNFGEKVAFILSVADLLRGPYRPNQFKNVMLPMTVLRRLDCVLEPTKDQVLERLRLNLMLPTNGGY
- a CDS encoding EAL domain-containing protein, whose amino-acid sequence is MYDLADRERKEVSPDLPEYIEEYNIKFFTEEMGEEVRERFSLETHLTKALEKEEFSLCFQPIVNIRENSVEAVEALLRWENAILGFIPPDKFI